The following coding sequences lie in one Peribacillus frigoritolerans genomic window:
- a CDS encoding GntR family transcriptional regulator: MNLNPSTPQPLYMQIRQMLKNDIQNGKYKPDEQIPTEAELCETYNVSRITIRKAIEELVKEGTLTRIPRRGTFVASNKFHNELLSISGFSEFSHQLGKIPNSRILRSEVITAPKDVAGHLLIEEGSPVLELERLMYVDERPLFYDTAHYSLLRFPDLEKKIARDESTYKILLEDYHTEIVSNDKIIDVIGATKIYAKYLECDIGANLFRIVKIAFDANDQPVHLSTFMCETNKVNLTVHRAK, from the coding sequence ATGAATTTAAATCCTTCAACCCCCCAGCCATTATATATGCAAATAAGGCAAATGTTGAAGAATGATATTCAGAACGGTAAATACAAACCAGATGAACAGATCCCAACCGAAGCAGAGCTTTGTGAAACTTATAACGTTAGCCGCATTACCATACGAAAAGCAATAGAGGAATTGGTGAAGGAAGGAACACTGACACGTATTCCGCGCAGGGGTACCTTTGTTGCATCTAATAAGTTTCATAATGAGTTGTTATCCATAAGTGGATTCTCAGAGTTTAGTCATCAGCTAGGGAAGATACCGAATTCCCGGATTTTAAGAAGTGAGGTCATAACCGCCCCAAAAGATGTTGCAGGTCATCTCCTCATTGAAGAAGGAAGCCCCGTTCTCGAACTTGAGCGACTCATGTATGTAGATGAGCGTCCACTTTTCTACGATACCGCTCATTATTCGTTACTTCGTTTTCCGGATTTAGAAAAGAAGATTGCAAGGGATGAATCAACTTATAAGATCCTTTTGGAAGATTACCATACAGAAATAGTCAGTAACGATAAAATTATAGACGTCATTGGTGCTACAAAAATCTATGCTAAATATTTAGAATGCGATATTGGCGCGAATTTATTTAGAATAGTGAAGATTGCTTTCGATGCAAACGACCAACCTGTACATCTCTCAACGTTCATGTGTGAAACCAACAAGGTCAATCTGACTGTTCATCGGGCAAAATAG
- the frlD gene encoding fructoselysine 6-kinase, with translation MRTVSIGDNCMDVYQRKGEVYPGGNSLNVAVYLRGLGAESAYIGWVGSDQYSEKMVKAIQEKGVDISHLSRKEGKTAVTFVEMVGNDRRFGEYDEGVMEHFCLTTEELHYIQTYQLIHSGIWGHADKYYSFFKEKGMLTSFDFSDQLDHDLVKTLPQFVDYPFFSYTKDDAFIRQFLKDVKSQGAKIAVATLGENGSLAYDGIQFYQCGVVEDNVVDTMGAGDSFISGFIYGILKGQSIGNCLELGTESAAKTIRYFGAW, from the coding sequence ATGAGAACGGTTTCAATCGGAGATAACTGTATGGATGTATATCAAAGGAAAGGGGAGGTCTATCCTGGCGGTAATTCTTTAAATGTGGCTGTCTATTTAAGAGGGTTAGGTGCTGAATCTGCTTATATTGGCTGGGTGGGCTCCGATCAATACAGTGAAAAAATGGTTAAAGCGATTCAGGAAAAAGGTGTTGATATTTCTCATCTTTCGCGGAAAGAAGGAAAAACAGCTGTTACTTTTGTTGAAATGGTAGGAAATGACCGCAGGTTTGGAGAATACGACGAAGGTGTCATGGAACATTTCTGTTTAACGACGGAAGAACTCCATTACATTCAAACATATCAGCTTATACATTCAGGGATTTGGGGACATGCGGATAAGTACTATTCCTTTTTTAAAGAAAAAGGTATGCTCACGTCTTTTGATTTCTCAGATCAGCTAGATCATGATCTGGTGAAGACTTTACCTCAGTTTGTTGATTATCCTTTTTTCTCTTATACGAAGGATGATGCTTTTATCCGCCAGTTTTTAAAGGATGTAAAAAGTCAAGGAGCTAAAATTGCGGTCGCCACTTTAGGTGAAAATGGTTCACTTGCCTATGATGGCATTCAATTTTATCAATGCGGTGTCGTTGAAGATAATGTGGTCGATACGATGGGGGCGGGGGATTCCTTCATTTCCGGTTTTATTTATGGAATATTGAAAGGCCAATCCATCGGCAATTGTTTAGAATTGGGCACTGAGTCTGCTGCGAAGACAATTAGATATTTCGGTGCGTGGTGA